The Setaria italica strain Yugu1 chromosome VIII, Setaria_italica_v2.0, whole genome shotgun sequence genome includes the window ATAGGAAGTCAATAACCTGTTAGGGTGCTTACTGTTAAGGAAGTAAGTAAAGATTCACTCACCGGAGCAGAGTAGGATGAAGATGAACTCGTTAATTGGATTGATTTGCTAATCAAGTTTCGATTTTGCGGAATCGTGGACAAGAATCAGATGCGGTGCAGACCGGCAGGCGTGAGTGCCGAGGTCAAATGCAGGTATACACATGTACCTGTACACATAGAATTCTAGCTGCCCTGAGGTCAGAGCCGTACCTGtatataaagtttacattataaaaataaaatattgatAATTAAATTATTGGTTAAAGATTGTAAAATTTGAATCTTAATATGCATGTGCGTTTTACAAATAAAAACAGAAAACAGAATGAGTATATACGAGCCTGGAGACGTACTGCCCTTATTACCTTACCGGAGGCCCGCTCAGAGCACTCCCACGTACTACAAGCCTCCGTCTCCGTCATGTGGTTGTGGCAAGGGCtcgtcctcgccgcggcggcggcgcgggtggcggaGGCGCTGTGGTGGCGCGCCGCACGACGTGCTCCCCAGGGCGCTCGCCTTCTACCACCATTGGGGGAAGCAACACGGTACGGTAATAACAACATCCGAATTCATTGATCAAGTCAAGAGAGGTATAGCACCACCGATCTTTCACGATCCCTTTTCCATCTTCTGTGTGTTCCTCTCGCTACCTCACCTTTGATTTGGTTCGGAACAGATTGACCAAAACTTATTCATCAATTATCTACCTCGATTGCCATTGTTCTATCGGACAAACCAAACTAATAATATATGTACAATCCTAACTGCATACTACAGGGCATGATATTGCGAATCTTGTTCTTGGTCAGTTACGGAATTATCTTGTTATTGTGCTAAATTGTGTGTTGTGGATTGTGGCACGCGGGTTCATGTTCATGCCTGCAAGCAGGTCCGATGCACCTTGTTTGGTTTGGGAGCACGCCGCGGCTGATCGTCAGCGAGCCGGAGCTGATCCGGGAGGTGGTGCTTCTCTCGCGCGCTTTCGACAGGTACGAGGCCCACCCGCTCATCCGCCAGTTCGAGGGCCTCGGCCTCAGCAACCTCCacggcggcgagtggggcgcgccgccgtgcgATCCTCGCCCCCGCCTTCCACGCGGAGAACACCAACCTCCTCGTGCCGCTCGTCGGCGAGGCGGACGCTGGAGGAGCTCGTGCTgccggcgaggaggcgcggcggacGCTGGAGATCGTCGAGGAGACCGAGAACCTCTTCTTCGCCGGGAAGGAGACGATGACCAGCCTCCTCACCTGGGCCACCGTCGCCCTCGCCATGCATCCGGAGTGGCAGGACCGCGCTCGCCgggaggtcgtcgtcgtccgcggcCGCCGGAGCCTCCCTACCAAGGATCACATCACCAAGCTCAAGACCGTACGAATTCGAACGCACTGTCATGTGTCATTACGGTAATAAAACGATGGATCGATATCTTTGCTGATCGACAACAATGCGCGACGGCGTTTAATTTGCAGGTGGGGATGATCGTGAACGAGACGCTGAGGCTGTacccgccggcggtggcgatgaTCCGGAAGGCGAAGCAGGACGTGGAGCTGGGCGGCGGGCATGTAGATCATGATCCCGATCATGGCCGCGCACCACGACGCCGAGGCGTGGGGCGGCGACGCCACGGAGTTCAACCCCGCACGCTTCGCGGACGAGGGCCAAGAAGGCGAACCGGGGGCGGCGTTCATGCCgtttggcggcggcgcgcgggcgtgcATCGGCCAGAACCTGGCGCTGATGGAGGCCAAGGTGGCGCTGGCCGTCGTGCTGCTGCGGTTCGAGCTCCGGCTGTCGCCGGCGTACGTGCACGCGCCGAGGGTGCTCATGATACTCCACCCTCAGCACGGTGCGCCGGTCATGTTCCGGCCGTTATTGTGaacgttttttttttgaaaaacgtACAGTGCTGCTGGTGCACCACTATTTTTATATTCAAAAAAGAAGTGTTCACTTCCATTTTTAGGATTTTTCTATTAATAATTCCTAAAGAATTTCCTTTGACATGCAACATCATAAAAtacatttttattctttttttgccGGTGCGTCTTACCGTTTAAGATTTGCATATTTATAGCTTATCTTTAACTTTGTTTAACATTTTTTTTGGCGTAGCGGTCTTTTTAGTACCACTATTTTCTCTACACAGGTACATCCAACCATATATCATTCCTTTTTCATTAACTAGTGGAGATTCAGATCAGCAGTGATCAAATCAGTGCTGAGAGGGAAGAGGGATAATCGACGAACTACATATTCGCAAAACCTAAGAAAATGGCAACGTATCTGGTGCAAACCATCTACCTCATGCAACCTtggaaactatgaatcaagGCCATatgatgctaatccaatggatagggttagTGGTGGGATTATTTTGCAGTTAAGCCCCCACTGCTGGCCACTTTTGCGAATCCCTACCTCTTCGCCTATAACCCGTCCTGCCCATCGCGAgtaggccgccgccaccccgaaTCGTGGTTTCCATCGCGAGTAGGCTGCCTCTGCCCGTGCGCCCCTGGCGCTCCGCCGGCCCACTCTGTCGATTTCCTCCGAATCTCCCGCCATCCCGCCCGCTTGCCGGTGCTGCCTCTGCCCAGGCCATGCTGTGGATGACGTACGGAtcaagctcgccgccgcccgtcgccatgGCGCCATGTTTAAGCCTCCCCGTGAAGAATTGAGGTGGAATTGTGAAATGGAAGGTACAATAACTTGAAAATCAGACAAGCACCGTTCTCAGGGAACGGAAATGAAATCACCTGCTCCGGCGACCTTCATCGACAACGTTAATCCCCTTCCCTTCACCCCAGCGCCGACATGCTCAATCACCGGACAACGGCGCCAACCACACACGCTGGCTGGAAGTGAGCACAGCACAGAGGAGAGCAGAATCGAGATATCCAGAAGGCACGCGGGCCGCGCGGAGCGCCGGGGCgcacgggcggtggcggcctACTCGCGATGGGCAGGACAGGTTACAGGCGAAGGGGTAGGGGGGATTCACAAAAGTGACCAGCAGGTGGAGGGGGCTTAACTGTAAAATAATCCCACCACTAACTTTATTCATTGGATTAGCATCCTGTTACcttgattcatagtttccaaggttgcacGGGTAGATGATTTGCATCAGATACGTTCTCTAAGAAAATTACCATATAGACATATGCTGCGTGGGCAATTATGCTGGTTTACACAAAAACAGAGAATACACACATGGGAACAAACAACTCCAAAAAACCTTAAATCAAACAAAAGACAATGTCACAACTTTTATTTATGTAGCAGAGTGGTGACTATTCTTTAAAATAAGTGACATACTCGTCATTATAGGATCAACACATGAATCATCCGAAACCGGATCACTTTTAAGCATCTAAACTGTGATTAGTGGTGTTATTAGCAATATTCTGGGGGATGGTAGCCCTATCACCTTGTTTCTTCCAGAAGAAGAGAAGCGCGACGAAGCCCAGAATAGGGAAGAGCAGCAGGATGACATCCTTGGATGTGCACCAGTCCCGAGCGCTGCCTGCCGCATAGGCTCCCAGGAGGGCAAGCATGTCCAGCAACATGGCTGTATGCATTGGCCAAAGAGGCTTCTTGCTGTCGAACAGTATCATCCGTGAAAGGAGCAAGGCGATGACGGTGATGGAAGCCATGAAGGAAGTGGAGTTGCTGTAGAAGAAAGCGTTGTACCGATGCTTGTCAATGTTGTAGAGCACCGGGTTGCCTGCGGAGTGGCCATTGCCGTCGTCTTCCCTCCACAGGCCACCAGGTGGTTTTAGGCCTGTCAGGTAAGTCACGCTCGCTGCCAGTATTCCTACCAGCATCAGGTACTTGGCCATCATCTTCTGCTCCTGCTTTGAAGCCTCACCATGCTGATCATTACTTGCTGCACCACTGGGTTTCGAAGGCTCAGCTTGGCTTTGGCTCCCAGTCCCAGCTGCTTTGTTCTTCTGGCTATGGCGGATGATTACCACATAGGCTACAAACGAAAAAACTGCAAGAACCAATGCTAAGTCAACGATGGAGGTTCCCAGATGTAGGGAGCTCCCAGCAGCGTAGGCACCGATGAGGCCGAACATGCCCGCTACCATGCAGACGAAGAGTGCATAGCACCTTATGCCTGGTCCATACAGAGTAGGGTtcaggaggaggacgatgagAGCCACGGATGCCATGAAGCTTGCTGCATTGCAGTAGAAGAAGGCCTTGTAACGGCGAGGGTACTTGTCTTGGAGGACCGGGAAGCCGGCTCGGTGCCCAAACCTATCGTTCTCCCATAAGCCGCCCGGCGGGGTCAAGCCGGCTTGGTAGGTGAGCGTTGCAGCCAAGATTgcaagaagcagcagcacctcACGCTTCTTCTCCAGCTTGTCTTGTTCATgcttcttctccaactcactTCTCTCAGGCTTCTTACTGAGGTCTAGTGTGAAGAAGACGATGTGGATCACCACGTAGACGAGGACGCCACCAGCCAAGGCAAGAGTGTAGACGGAGGTGCCTGTGTCCCTGCAACTTCCGGCAGCGTATGCGCCTATGAGGCAGAACAGATCCAGTATAAGGGTTGCCTCCAGCGCATGGGCTATCAGGAGTCGTTCGTTCTGCAACATCACCATGATGACCAGGGAGGCCGCGAAAGCGGCCGAGTTGAAGTAGAAGAAGACCCTGTAACGCCGAGGGTGTGTTGTCAGGAGTATTGGGTCTCCTACAGTATGGCCCTCCCCACTGTCTGCCCAGACGCCACCCGGTGGATCTACTCCAGCTTGGTAAGCAACGGTCGCCGCAAGAGTGGCAAGCAACTGGATGAATTCACGAGTCTTGTCCAGAAGATCATCGCGCTTTTTTTTGCTAGTCCTAAATTGCACAAAGAGATAATTAAATTGCGATATGAAAGAATGCTTTTCGTTTGGTGATAATGAAGTTCTTGTCAAGTGTCAAGACTCAATGCTCACGTAGAATTATATATGTAGCTAGACTGCTTGGTTGTAACATTTCAATAGCGGCCTAGACAGCATGGAAATGTTCTTGTTATTAGAGTCTGAGCATCCACATTGATCCTCTTAAGACGTGTTAGAGGAAAGATAACTCATAGAAATTATTATCTAATAATCAATTTCAGTAAACTCTAATTATCATTACCAATAATAGTCATTGGATCTATTCTATTTTTTGAAAAGTAACACACCactgccattatgaaaatagcacaAATTAACACCCCTCTAAATCTATgtataaattacccacatctaccattataaaaaataataaaaggaaCCCAGTCTCCATCCAAATTACCCACCTttgctattataaaaataagcctaaagtaacccctgtCCTAAATCTAAGTTATTACCTGCCTCGATCATTATGACAAATAATCTAGCGTAACACCTAATTTCATCTAAATTAACCATCTCATTAGGAAAACAATCTAAATCAAAAACCATCTAAGTGTACATATAAATTTACCCATATGCACTATTATTAAAAATAGCATAAAGATGCCTagaatttgcatctaaattagCCTCCTAAAACCATCTAAATTTGCATATACTACATCCGCCATTTAATGAATATAACATACAAAAACTCTAAATCTACATCTAAATTACTGACATGTCATTATTGAAAAATCTCCAATGTACTCTATATATACTTCTAAATCACCCACTTCTACCATTGTTGATATACAAAAAAATAACTTATGTTATGCATACATGATATATGTGAGCATGCAGTGTGTACACATCACACATGTATGCCAGAAGCAATTGGCATATCGATTTTTATGTTGAACACATAACTTAAGCTAAGGTTTCAACTAAATATACGTCAAACAACATATGGGGGTATGACGCAAAGGAGGAAAACCATTAACTAATGGagataaaaaaatcatgcaaggTAATTAGTAACTAAACTATATATGTTGTGCAACCGATTACAGACAACAAGTATTTGTATGAATACTTCGTTATAATGTGAAAAAGAATGAGAGAGTGCAAATATAGACAATTTGACATGGGTCTcatatttatttaaaaaattctaaaattaaGTCTCATAAAAAAACTTAAATATTCCTTTAAATCTACATCTAAATTACCAACATGTGTCATTACGAAAAAAGTAAATAACCATAATGGAGGCCTATGTCTATTTCTAAATTCCCCACTTATATCACTATTATTATACAAAAAGCTAACTCAAACTAAACATACATGATGTGTGCTTCCATGTAGACCAAGTATACATGCAAGCATGAGagataaatatattttttatatctTAACAATCTCAAAAAATGTTTATTTAACAAATCACGTACTAATGACACAAAATTGTATTAGTACCCCATGACAATAAATTATGTAAGTTTTTAAGTTAGATAAATTTATGCATTTTGACTAAGACACCACAACACATTTACATTGTTAGTTTGGTTGTAGGCACTCTATTTTATGAAAAACTACTACACATATACTTATTTAATAGAGGAAATTCAAAAGCTTGATCGCCGAAGTGCATGCTGAAATGACTATTCACGCCATTGTATAGTAACTTAAAGTGTATAGTACAGGACCTAGAATCACATTTTTAATAGAATACAACAGGAGAGTTTGGAATAAAATGTATGATGCAATTTACTGTTCAGCTTAGAGCATGCTGACCAAAAATTTGAAGGAACTAAAACCAAAATTTATGCCCAAATCTAGATTGAAAATTTAACAGAGAGAGAACTAATTAGTTGTAGATATATTAAATATATCCATGGACTTTCAATACTTTATGTCTCCTAAGATTCTTCATGGTTAGCTAGTAATAATCTACAGATTCTTAAGCTAATTCTTGTTAAAGGGTAAGAAGTTAACTTCAACCTAGTATAAAGAATTAATATAGAGTGAGTACGGTTGGCAATGATAAAGATCAATAATACCTGATAAGAATGCAACCGAAGTTGATGGCAAGAACTCGCTGGAGGAAGATGCAGACAAGAACTGGGACGATTAGGGCGAGGACATAGATGGTGTGCCTGCTGTCCCTGCAGCTCCCGGTGGCGTAGGCGCCCCCAAGGCCCAAGATGGCCGTGATGATGAGCCCATAGAGCGGAACCTCGATATCCTTGAGGTGGAACTTCTCGCAGTGCACGGTGACGGTGATGGCCAGCAGGGACGTGATGAAGGCTGTGGTgttgctgaagaagaagaacttGTAGCGAATGGGGTGGAGGCCCTGCAGCATCGGTTCGCCGGCGGCCTCGGTGCCCCGCCAGAAGCCACCGGGCGGGTTCAGCCCGGCCACGTAGGCGATGGTCGCCACGAAGATGGCGAGCACCATCACGATCTCGTGCTTCTCGAGGTCATTGTCGACCAACTCTCCCCTCTCTTGTCTAGTGAACAATTTGGGGACGGCGAAGACCACGCCGGCAAAAGTGCCTCCGACCAGCACGGCGGCGCAAATGGTGGTGAACTTGTCCTGGCTGCCTCCGGCGGCGTAGGCCCCCATGAGGCCGAGCAGGTCGACCACCATCACCGCCCGCGTGAGCTTGAGCAGCCAGCTGCCCTGGTCGTCCcggtgcaggaggaggaggaggaggctgacGACGACCGACGCGGCGAAGGAGATGGCGTTGAAGCAGTAGAAGACGATGTAGCGGATGTAGTTGGTCTCCCGGAGGATGGagtcgccggcgagctgccctTTGGCCGGCGTGTCCTCAAGCCAGGAACCCCCCGGCGGGTTGAGCCCCGCCGCGTAGGTCACCGTCGCCACCAGGGTGGCCAGGAGCAGCAGGTACTTCTTCAGCTGGTACTCCGCTGGCTCGCTACTGTTCTTGCCACTTTGCGGCGGCTGTGCCGCGCCATGCTCGGCCATTGCCGTGCTGGGAGCTTTTCGTCAAGCTTTGAGTGACACCCATGGGCCGATGGGCTCCATGGATTTATACAGCTGACAGATCGAATCACTGTGCATGGATATCAGTCTGTCTGTTTATGCGTGTGTCCCAATCGTGGCATTACTTGAGCAGGTCACCTTATTTTAAACTTTATTCCCTTGTCGTGGTACTTTTTTTCTCTGCACGCCAGGTTTCAATACCTGGTGTGAACAGTCACGCGTATGCTTTGTGTTTGAACGTGTTATACGTACACTTCTACAAgtgttttctctttttttttcgtaTGAGCAAAAGGCAACAAAAAACATGTGATTTTGTATCTATCATATGGTGgtctttttttttaggaaaaatagCTGCTTTTTCGTCGTATTGTTTTGCAAACTGGCAGTACTCTGTGAGGCAGAGCCAATGCAAGGTAAACTGGATTTCAGTTCCTTAATTATGTCATCTGTACACTTGCTCCACAATTATGAGGAAATTAACAAAAATAACAGcgttttttaaaaataaattaacgAAAAAGATATGGAAACAAAAGCGAAAATAATACCCCTCCCCCTCGCTCAGCGAAATCCccatgaaaatgaggaaaaaaaatcgggCACCACCTCCCCTAGGTTTTCTTCGGCACCAGGAGGTGAAACGTCTTTGTGGAGTGGTGGAGTGGCTCagactggaggaggaagaaaggcctctgccTTGGGTTTTAATGGGGGATAagtttttatcccagtttaaaACTTCctctttgtcccggttgaagtttactcctggttggagcctccaaccaggacaaaagcgccacacttttgtcccagttggaattaccaaccaagAGTAAcctttttgtcctggttggtaactccaaccaggacaaaagggggcccCGTCGGTGTCCAGAAACtatgtcacacccggttttaagaACAAAaccgagtgcattaaatacatgtgcgccaggaccaagttacacacatgtacgacaatagtgaataacaaagacagtgttaaaacgaataaagagagtattaaacattattacatgatcgaaagtctcaataaaacataagcctaatttattacgcagcggaactccaaagacgacgaaGACACCACAGACAGCTGACCgaagaaccgtacgcctagaactccttaAAGTCGTGCAGATACTCCTCcaaattagcttggtctgaacagcggttttgcaagggtgagtacacttatggttggtactcaacaagtcatggggaatagtgtagtgtaaggcaaatcaaggtgtggctaaggcttaattagcatcagcttttaattaagttggtcaagttttattagcaattaactaaatataagtttataccacccgaaattaaacatgagcataaataaagtaaacaacatatgcatgaaatgacaacaatttaaatccatcttccgataatattatcatgtgagggtccaagctgttcttaaccgtgagcacggctgatcgatcaattttacactctacagaggtggcacatctttacccacaagtcgcgtaaaagttcaaaagaactttggacccaaccatgcggtgtttgcaaggtaccataccacacttccgaggtgtgattgcatagggacgctacga containing:
- the LOC101759434 gene encoding uncharacterized protein LOC101759434, which codes for MAEHGAAQPPQSGKNSSEPAEYQLKKYLLLLATLVATVTYAAGLNPPGGSWLEDTPAKGQLAGDSILRETNYIRYIVFYCFNAISFAASVVVSLLLLLLHRDDQGSWLLKLTRAVMVVDLLGLMGAYAAGGSQDKFTTICAAVLVGGTFAGVVFAVPKLFTRQERGELVDNDLEKHEIVMVLAIFVATIAYVAGLNPPGGFWRGTEAAGEPMLQGLHPIRYKFFFFSNTTAFITSLLAITVTVHCEKFHLKDIEVPLYGLIITAILGLGGAYATGSCRDSRHTIYVLALIVPVLVCIFLQRVLAINFGCILIRTSKKKRDDLLDKTREFIQLLATLAATVAYQAGVDPPGGVWADSGEGHTVGDPILLTTHPRRYRVFFYFNSAAFAASLVIMVMLQNERLLIAHALEATLILDLFCLIGAYAAGSCRDTGTSVYTLALAGGVLVYVVIHIVFFTLDLSKKPERSELEKKHEQDKLEKKREVLLLLAILAATLTYQAGLTPPGGLWENDRFGHRAGFPVLQDKYPRRYKAFFYCNAASFMASVALIVLLLNPTLYGPGIRCYALFVCMVAGMFGLIGAYAAGSSLHLGTSIVDLALVLAVFSFVAYVVIIRHSQKNKAAGTGSQSQAEPSKPSGAASNDQHGEASKQEQKMMAKYLMLVGILAASVTYLTGLKPPGGLWREDDGNGHSAGNPVLYNIDKHRYNAFFYSNSTSFMASITVIALLLSRMILFDSKKPLWPMHTAMLLDMLALLGAYAAGSARDWCTSKDVILLLFPILGFVALLFFWKKQGDRATIPQNIANNTTNHSLDA